In Helianthus annuus cultivar XRQ/B chromosome 3, HanXRQr2.0-SUNRISE, whole genome shotgun sequence, a single window of DNA contains:
- the LOC118490268 gene encoding putative pentatricopeptide repeat-containing protein At1g12700, mitochondrial → MNLTNSLVIKFKFRGNFITTPFLLHSNFSTNRSMLPKITNLNHALNLFDEMSQRRPLPSVVQFNQLLHLVTKMKHFSSSLHLFNQMCSLGVPVNEYSMSIAIKCCCQLNHTKDGFALLGSCFRRAIPPDVYIFSALLDGLVIEDKIFEAEMLFKKLVKQKLCEPNVVMYNTMIKGLCKFGNNVTAVALLRLMEQKNCQPSIITYSTIIDSLCKDRLIDDAFKLFKEMVFEKRILPNVITYTSLIRGLCNIGRWDEASNLLKEMEDENISPNVQTFNVLVDAFCKEGKVEEAEAVINIMIERDKAPDLVTYSSLIDGYCLRGEMIKAREIFDSMTLRGLVPNVVTYSSLLNGYCKNRNIEEAMQMFRQMTRQGLKPNVVTYNTMLQGLFQVGHCVAARKLFDEMHAQGLIPDHCTYRIVLDGLCNNHLVEDALSLFHLLGDAKLNYDIFVYSILIDGAGKCGKFHIARNLFHDLIDKGLQPDVRTYTVMINAFCQEGILHDAKHLFLKMEECGYPPNNVTYCVLLQGYLKNKHCDDVEMLLQEMGDRGYSLDASTLSLFIDHIAAGLLDRSMLKLLGKLVPKELLNDPRLCDWE, encoded by the coding sequence ATGAATCTCACAAATTCTCTTGTTATCAAATTCAAATTCAGAGGTAATTTTATCACCACACCCTTCCTTCTTCACTCTAATTTCTCCACGAATCGATCCATGCTTCCTAAAATCACCAACTTGAATCATGCACTCAACCTGTTCGATGAAATGTCACAGAGACGCCCTCTTCCATCTGTTGTTCAGTTTAATCAGTTGTTGCATCTTGTTACCAAAATGAaacatttttcttcttcccttCATCTTTTCAACCAAATGTGTTCTCTTGGTGTCCCTGTTAATGAATATTCTATGAGCATTGCAATCAAGTGTTGCTGTCAGTTGAATCACACCAAAGACGGTTTTGCACTCCTAGGAAGCTGCTTTAGGCGAGCTATTCCACCTGATGTTTACATATTTAGTGCACTCTTAGACGGACTCGTCATTGAAGATAAGATTTTTGAAGCAGAGATGTTATTCAAGAAGCTCGTCAAGCAAAAACTTTGTGAACCTAATGTTGTTATGTATAACACAATGATTAAAGGCCTTTGCAAGTTCGGTAATAACGTTACAGCAGTTGCTTTGCTCAGGCTAATGGAACAAAAAAATTGTCAGCCTAGTATTATTACATATAGCACCATCATTGATAGTCTTTGCAAGGATAGACTGATTGATGATGCTTTCAAGCTCTTTAAAGAGATGGTATTTGAAAAAAGAATTTTACCAAATGTCATTACCTACACCTCTTTAATTCGTGGCCTTTGTAACATAGGTCGTTGGGATGAGGCCTCAAACCTGCTAAAAGAAATGGAGGATGAGAACATTTCTCCAAATGTGCAGACCTTTAATGTATTAGTTGATGCTTTTTGCAAGGAAGGTAAAGTAGAAGAAGCTGAGGCTGTTATCAACATCATGATTGAGAGAGATAAGGCTCCAGACTTAGTGACATATAGCTCACTTATTGATGGTTACTGTCTGCGAGGTGAAATGATCAAAGCAAGGGAGATTTTCGATTCAATGACACTTAGAGGTCTCGTTCCTAATGTTGTTACTTACAGTAGTTTATTGAATGGGTATTGCAAGAATCGGAATATAGAAGAGGCGATGCAAATGTTTCGTCAAATGACCAGACAAGGTTTAAAACCCAATGTAGTCACTTACAACACCATGTTACAAGGATTGTTTCAGGTTGGGCATTGTGTAGCTGCACGCAAACTCTTCGATGAGATGCATGCACAAGGCCTAATTCCAGACCATTGCACGTATCGAATAGTTTTAGACGGTCTTTGCAACAACCATCTAGTAGAAGATGCGCTCTCTTTGTTTCATTTGTTGGGTGATGCAAAACTTAATTATGATATTTTTGTTTACAGTATCCTCATTGACGGGGCAGGAAAATGTGGGAAGTTTCACATTGCAAGGAATCTTTTCCATGATTTAATAGATAAAGGCTTGCAACCTGATGTTCGTACCTATACGGTGATGATTAATGCTTTTTGTCAGGAAGGTATACTGCATGATGCAAAACACTTGTTTCTTAAAATGGAAGAGTGTGGCTACCCACCAAACAATGTTACTTATTGTGTTCTTCTCCAAGGATATCTAAAGAACAAGCATTGTGATGATGTGGAGATGCTTTTACAGGAAATGGGTGATAGAGGTTACTCACTTGATGCTTCAACTTTATCGTTATTTATAGATCATATCGCAGCTGGTTTACTAGATAGAAGTATGCTTAAGTTGTTAGGTAAGCTTGTGCCAAAAGAACTACTGAACGATCCTAGGTTGTGCGATTGGGAGTGA